From Nitrosopumilus zosterae, the proteins below share one genomic window:
- a CDS encoding TATA-box-binding protein yields the protein MPQTKPIVSVENVVASASVDQKMDLNEITKTFPDVEYHPDQFPGLVFRLKTPKTATLIFTSGKMVCTGSKSEEMARKAVKTVVQKLRKGGIKVKKDATVQIQNIVASINLGGKIHLEQAARTLPRSMYEPEQFPGLIHRMLDPKTVILLFSSGKLVCTGAKQEPDVYRSVNNLHALLEEKNLMIYD from the coding sequence AGACCAGAAGATGGACTTGAATGAGATCACTAAAACATTTCCAGATGTAGAATATCACCCTGATCAATTTCCAGGACTAGTTTTTAGATTAAAGACACCAAAGACGGCTACATTGATTTTCACTTCAGGCAAAATGGTATGTACTGGTTCCAAATCTGAAGAGATGGCGAGAAAGGCAGTAAAGACAGTTGTGCAAAAACTTCGAAAAGGCGGAATTAAAGTAAAAAAAGATGCAACTGTACAAATTCAAAATATTGTAGCATCTATTAATCTAGGTGGAAAAATTCATTTGGAGCAAGCAGCAAGAACATTGCCTAGAAGCATGTACGAACCTGAGCAATTTCCAGGACTTATTCACAGAATGTTAGATCCAAAGACAGTGATTTTGTTATTTTCATCAGGAAAGCTTGTCTGCACAGGAGCTAAACAAGAACCAGACGTTTACAGATCAGTTAACAACTTGCACGCATTACTAGAAGAAAAAAACCTAATGATTTATGATTAA